ATTGTGCAGCGCTGGGATGCACTTGTGGCTGTGCATGAACATCCGCTCTGAAGATCGGCACACGCGGCGCGGCGTCAGGAAAACTGTACTACACCTTGacatttttggagttatgtttCACGGAATCATATTtccaaaggtatgtgaagtctgccaagcaCTTATATAGTatgactagctgaccctgcgaacttcgttccgcctaacagccgattcaaattttttaatttttttttaaatatcaattcactatcagaaattctaaaatccccacgatttaggacttcagtactttgcagcatcaggattgaggagttaggatccgaagttcaatgatgtagcctttgcttggtacctaaaataattttgcatcatcccctttctaacaaaaaaagaatgaatgaaatcggactacgcgttaatgaattacaacttagtatacattttaactttcatcccctctcctacgggaaccatgctgaatttcgggataaaaagtatcctatattcttcctcatagtatgacctcaaatcgtacgaagtttcattggaatccattcagtagtttcagcgtgatgcgcggccgtgatacagacagacagacagacagacagacagatagacagacagacagacaaaaatgaaaaaaattacagttttgtgttcagtatcgattatagagtgccctcgaaaaaaaatttcaaaatatcttcaatgtacagaattggaccggttacagttttattataagtattgattgatattgattgattgatgatataGATTCCTTCTCATTGAAAGCCAAGAGACCCGTACTAAGTAATAGATTGGTCGAGATGATATTGATAATACGAGAGTCTTACTGTCGTAAATATTTGTagtcatgtgcgtttttagCAATAATTCATTACGtatatcacttgccttaacggtgaaggaaaagatgGTGAGGGAACCTGCGTGGCTAAAGCCACATCCTCAAAAGTgcgtgaagtctgtcaatccacacttggaGAGCTTGGTGGAGTAGATACGCCAAAAGTCCTTCTCATTTTGCGAGCTGACCCGTGATATGAAGTGCTatgggttgagataatgatgGGCTTACTGTCGTGGACTGGCGAGCGGCACTGCGCGTTGAGGAACTCGCAGTAGGTGTCGAAGGTGCGGAAGCCACCTGTGAGGTCGTCGATCCAGTTTCCCCAGCACTTGTCAGCCTTACAGCCTAGGTatgggttgagataatgatgGTCTTACTGGCGAGCGGCACTGCGCGTTGAGAAACTCGCAGTAGGTGTCGAAGGTGCGGAAGCCACCTGTGAGGTCGTCGATCCAGTTTCCCCAGCAGTCGTCAGCCTTACAGCCTTGGTatgggttgagataatgatgGTCTTACTGTCGTGGACTGGCGAGCGGCACTGCGCGTTGAGGAACTCGCAGTAGGTGTCGAAGGTGCGGAAGCCACCTGTGAGGTCGTCGATCCAGTTTCCCCAGCACTTGTCAGCCTTACAGCCTTGGTatgggttgagataatgatgGTCTTACTGTCGTGGACTGGCGAGCGGCACTGCGCGTTGAGGAACTCGCAGTAGGTGTCGAAGGTGCGGAAGCCACCTGTGAGGTCGTCGATCCAGTTTCCCCAGCACTTGTCAGCCTTACAGCCTTGGTatgggttgagataatgatgGTCTTACTGTCGTGGACTGGCGAGCGGCACTGCGCGTTGAGGAACTCGCAGTAGGTGTCGAAGGTGCGGAAGCCACCTGTGAGGTCGTCGATCCAGTTTCCCCAGCACTTGTCAGCCTTACAGCCTTGGTatgggttgagataatgatgGGCTTACTGTCGTGCACTGGCGAGCGGCACTGCGCGTTGAGGAACTCGCAGTAGGTGTCGAAGGTGCGGAAGCCACCTGTGAGGTCGTCGATCCAGTTTCCCCAGCACTTGTCAGCCTTACAGCCTTGGTatgggttgagataatgatgGGCTTACTGTCGTGCACTGGCGAGCGGCACTGCGCGTTGAGGAACTCGCAGTAGGTGTCGAAGGTGCGGAAGCCACCTGTGAGGTCGTCGATCCAGTTTCCCCAGCAGTTGTCAGCCTTACAGCCTTGGTatgggttgagataatgatgGGCTTACTGTCGTGCACTGGCGAGCGGCACTGCGCGTTGAGGAACTCGCAGTAGGTGTCGAAGGTGCGGAAGCCACCTGTGAGGTCGTCGATCCAGTTTCCCCAGCACTTGTCAGCCTTACAGCCTTGGTatgggttgagataatgatgGGCTTACTGTCGTGCACTGGCGAGCGGCACTGCGCGTTGAGGAACTCGCAGTAGGTGTCGAAGGTGCGGAAGCCACCTGTGAGGTCGTCGATCCAGTTTCCCCAGCAGTTGTCAGCCTTACAGCCTTGGTatgggttgagataatgatgGGCTTACTGTCGTGCACTGGCGAGCGGCACTGCGCGTTGAGGAACTCGCAGTAGGTGTCGAAGGTGCGGAAGCCACCTGTGAGGTCGTCGATCCAGTTTCCCCAGCACTTGTCAGCCTTACAGCCTTGGTatgggttgagataatgatgGGCTTACTGTCGTGCACTGGCGAGCGGCACTGCGCGTTGAGGAACTCGCAGTAGGTGTCGAAGGTGCGGAAGCCACCTGTGAGGTCGTCGATCCAGTTTCCCCAGCAGTTGTCCTTACAGCCATTTAACCACAAATTGTTTGTAGTCCGCGCACAGACGTGCTGCACTCTGAGAAGAAAAGTAGCTGTTATTTTCAagtgtcatttttagggttccgtacttcaaaaggaaaaaaggaaccctaacagaatctcttcgttgtctgtctgtctgtcaagaaaccagcATCGGCTTGGGCGTGGTGGTCGCGTTGGGCTTCAGCGTCGGCTACATGAACACCCAGTCTCCGTCCACCCAGTACGGCTCGTACCCGTACGTCGGGTCGTATTGCTGCTTGCCCTGATTTTACCTACTTTCTGTAAATGTAGGGGCATTCATCGCCGCAGACCAGCATCGGCTTGGGCGTGGTGGTCGCGTTGGGCTTCAGCGTCGGCTCCATGAACACCCAGTCTCCGTCCACCCAGTACGGCTCGTACCCGTGCGTCGGGTCGTATTGCCGCTTGCCCTGATCTTCGACGACCTCGTAGGAGTAATCTTGTACATGCCTATGAATCAAACAAAGAAGTACCCATGAAGTACCTAGTCGATtgtaagtacgattttagtctcatctattactaatttatttataatcaaatACCAAActctctcgccaaactggtgagccagtttgttggcgagctggcgctctaTCTAAGTAGttaaacaaacaataaataagaaatacttCACTGTGGCCTTGTGGGTACTCGCTGCGACGTGCAGAGACGCAACACGGCAGCAGCTTGCACTGTCGATCACCAAgtcgttatttaaaaaaaaaccaaccaagtgcgagtcagattcgcgcaccgagggttccgtactacagtcatatttttttgacattttgtacgataaatcaaaaactattttgcataaaaataaatgttttagaatccataggtaaagccctttcaaatgatGTCCGAGTGCCCTGCCagaaaacgaactaaaaagctcaaaaaattaaaaaaacacatgaaaatggcgccatacagccgccatactGGATTTTTTGACTTTAACCTCTTTGTTTTCTAATTTGAACCACTAGCACAGCCGCTAGGCTATGCTGCCGGGGAACGCCCTTCCAGTTTACAGTTTTAACCTCCACTTTTTCAAGTCAAGAATGAATAGGCGTtttctaagcaagcgcgctccatctgaAGTTTCATCATAAATAATTGacagcaagtctgattgcagccaaacgctaataaatttaaaaaacactaaaattttcattaaaataacatttttaaaattaatgaagtACTGACTTGCAATAATTATGAAGAACATAATTTTCTCCGACGTTTCATGAAACgcttaaaagttaataaaactTTATCAATGAAAGGGGCATGAAATTGGATATTCAACCATTTGGAACTGCAGCATCAATGCGACAACGCTCGTTTGAGACTTTTTCATGTACCTAATAATCTCTTTGATTTAAATACAGACGACATCAAGCAAGaaaaaaccgtgccgccaagcgatttagcgttccggtacgatgccgtgtagaaaccaaaggggcatgggtttattaaacaCTGCCATTCCCCTTCCAggtcagcccgcttccattttagactgcatcgtcacttaccaccaggtgagattgcagtcaagggctaacttgtatttgaatagaaaaaaaaatggaaCCGCTTTCTCTTGCGTGACGTCACACAGCACAAGTATCCACTGATGCTTGTGCTGTGTGTGGTACCTTAccattcattatcatcatcatcatcaaccgatagacgtccactgctggacataggtctcttgtagggacttccacacgccacggtcttgcgccgcctgaatccagcggctccctgcgactcgtctgatgtcgtacgtccacctagtggggggtcttccaacgctgcgtcttcccaTTAGGTTATTATTAATGGAAAGGGAAATCTCAACAAGGAGGGAACTATTATAGagagaaaatattttacaacaGGTGACTGTCATAGatttattatgtacataaaaCAATGAGTTTCGGGGTTTAATAATAATGGTGATGATGTAATATGTCAGATTGTCATTAAACTTCTTGATGTGCCCTCTCTATTATGGTCACCAGGTACATAGCATGTTCTGATGATGATGGTTTTCTtatcgtttaaactatcgtgagtgatttccattatattattatataatatctgtcaccgctgcactcacgtatttagtcgacgctagGCCGACTAGTTTctaacccatccggggtcctttttcaagggagtcagttcgcgcacgcgtcgcggttgagacggacccgggatgggttcgaaactagtcgggataacttcgactaaatacgtgagtacagccggtgacagatattatatacctatcatGGTTTTCTTGTTATTTTCCTGCGGATGTCGGAGGTTCCATTGTCAAAGGCCTTATCGGTTTCGGTTTTTTTGTCAGACTATCGTTGAACCTCTTGATGTACTCGTCCGCCCTGGTCACCAGGTACTTGTGCTGGGTTGGATACGTCTTCAGATCGGTGCACTTACCCCGGTATGCTACCATCCATTCTGTGGAAAGCtatttattagaaactagcttatttccgtgacttcgtccgcgtgaactaagTACACCAAAAACCTAGAAAATAGTttagtaggtacccatattataattattacatggaaaaactgatgctggaagggcgttccaaatcTTGGTggttcggattagaaatgaggaggcaaatcgcttcgtacgtatccgtggaattttgactacgtacgggtgcagaccttggcgatacgatagtagaaaggtgaaggatgAACCAGCACCTCGATAGCGGGAAAACTgtatcaatcatcattacaatcgcaatcgttgtgattggctgaatttatggtattcttgtggcaacaatacattgtagccaatagtaagcgagcatcaaccaatcagagatgattgggatcgtgacactgtagctgtcattctaccgcaatcgaggtgcaggTCGAAAAGCACAGTCTtcaaaatatatcctgtaaaatagGTACCGATAGACATGCAACTTTGCgtcgatgttccaaactttgaagtttagaattaACCAGCACTTCGTCACCAATGAGTCTTCTAGCGTTATGGTCCACCAATTATGGACTTGCACAGCCCCAAAAGAAGAGAGAAGATAATGATGTTTGGGAAACGCCCATTCTTGGCCAAAATTTATCCATTAATGTTATGAAtgctaaaaaaacttatttaatgacTAAAATATTGCTCGTAACGGTTTGTGCGTAACACTTCGGCGTAATTGAAAGACACTCAACTAATTCCGCTCGTAAtgacaatagaatagaatagaatagaatagaatgtttttttattcatgtaaactttttaaaagtgcttatgaatagtcaggtttaatttaccactggttcggaatgccgttcctaccgagaagaaccagcaagaaactcggcggttgctctttttaatttttcaatttacaatgttattataccgtactatacaagccattgcagccccgtgcattgctggagcgagtcaaatccaagcttttttatcgtttacatagtctgcgactgtataatatgctttttttaggagcatacttttaacacattttttaaacttgtgtaaaggcaagtctaaaattgcttgtggcattttattataaaatattacactcattcccacaaatgactttcccaccttccagaggcggagtgcaggagtagctagcttatttttgtttcaatctcggcaatgtaggtattgcaatcattcttactgagaaaactaataaacaaaaaggtttataaAAGTTCCTTCGAGTTCTATGTCCAAAATAGTGCTTGTTTCTTGATCTGTGGTGATCtcttcattaattttattgatggatgcactttggccaaaaaccctttgacGAATGGGCGTTTCCCGTGTACCTAGCGTTCTTACTCATGCTCTTCTCCTCGGTGCAGTCAGCATCCTGCATCTCGCAGTAGTTGGCGAATGTCTTGTGAGTGTAGTTGACGTTCCTGCCACATACTTCCCCGAACCTGCAAAATAtcattaaattttcaaattattatcatactTTATAATGTGCTATTAGTTGGGACAGCAAGAGGAAGCTGGAGAATAAATGCGTTTGCTCTGttttataaaaacaattttggtaGGTGCCTGGTTCAATTTTCGGTCAAGCGTGGACATGTGGATATGTTTCAAccgatagaaagaaagaaagaaaactagtttattcatcttataaataaataaattaattaattaacgtttattcgctggaatgtgggtacatgtaggtgttacatcagttgagttgcctgacacattctaccagatcctggtgtgcaaatggttaaagaatattacaattacatcaaatttttttttctagttcattacatatacgaaatcataaatttaaacattactcaatcagataaaataaaataaggatttccatgtcgtagttaaaaataaaataaaatatacagtgaTTACAGAATATAAACCAGTCATTTAAAAGAAGCAGAACAAAAGCATAGTTTGGCAGCGCATATAAAAGTCCAAattcatcaattatattataaatttttatccatgaaatagtcattaattttgtaatacattttgtttaaaagaagatCATGTAGTTTCCGCTTGAAATGTAGTATACTAGGCGTGTTTTTTATCACTTCGGGTAGCTTGTTATATAAGTTTTTAAGGCCATGTAGTATGCGCTTTTAGAAAAAAGATTTATCCTCGTGTGAGGTAGCtgaattttattattccttCTTCTGCTTTTCAAGTTTGGATTGACCCCATTAGCCAAGAATAatcctggtttttttttaacaagtAAACATATTTCTAATATATAGAGACTAGGTAAGGGGAGTATGCCGTGACATTTAAATAAAGGCCGGCAGCTGTCCATCATATTCGCACCACAAATGGACCTCAAGGACCTTATGcctaaagtaggtacaaacaaacttaaaattaatgattagtaggtagtagttagtagataataagaagtatttaataattaatttaatccaaaattagttcttgcacccacttggcacaagatgaaatggccccagcttagcattaatgctgcaggttttaagaataaaacctgagcgctggtattctgccgGGACCAAAAAAGAGTGACGTGCACGAACTTAACAGTCGATAGACCTCCTCTGCTGGATAAAGACCTTGTACGGGAGAGATGTGCAGACTCGACCGTAGTAATAGGGATATTTACACCCGAGCGgtgttgtgctcggtagcgccagctgggccgacgcgacggttgtatcttgaaacttcttaatatactccagattgcagaaaactccgttagtgcgagtactgtcggcggtacatttgttcgggactacgtcatgaactGTTGCAATATAtcaagtaaaattattattacctacttcgTCTCTTgccttacttactttttatacaTCTTGTGACACATCATCGGGGTGCATTTGACGGTATGTCCTTTGACGGTGGTCACGTGACGGGAGAACACCCACTCGCGGTCCGCCCAGTACGGCTCGTAGCCGTAATTTGGCTTACTGTCATTTGTCTTCCTATATACATTAAAAGTACAGGGTCATTTGAAAatgtcattaatttttttttctgtgatgtaactacaaattcatcgTGTTCGGATTCAtggtttatttctttacttgtgctataagatctacctacctatcttacaAATGAAACTACcaactatcaaaaagtgtaatgtattacctattttgaataaacttttttgatattttttttttgattcatgattctaggtcaacgggaagtaccctataggttttcgtgacagacacgatggacagacggtCAGACGGatatacagacggacagacaacaaattgatcctatgagggttccttgaGGTACAGAAACCTTTTagaaaattagaggtgcgtgcccggcatcgaacctccgaccttccgaatagaaggCTGACGTTAGACGAACGTTAATACCACTTGGCTATCTACGAGAGCTCCTTTTCCTTGACAACAACAACTGTACTTAACTTTACCTTCTCAATAACGCGGACGGCCCACGTATTTGGTTTCTAAGAAATATACAAGACAACTTGGTTGTACCGATCACCGAATTTATGACCGGCTGCTGCGCaagaaaatcaattaaaatactAGTCAATACAATAACTTTCATGATTTCTTATTATTCTTATCGATGTAAAGTGTAAACCATCGAAAGCCTAGCGTATAATTTGGAATTAATATCTGTTTTAGTGGTTCAGACTGCGAATAATTCCAGgggaaatttgaatgccataagtctactttgtcgcattagtttacaaattgtgaaaaaccaaattaaatttgaatttcccgggcagacccgtgtctagGGCCTCTGGCAGATAATAAACCATATTTTGAACATTTAATATTTCaaggtttaaactttaaactgtCATCAATCGGTCCAGCGGTTTTTGTAAGCAACAGTATAAGTAAAcagatatacctatctactgtaTAAAAATTGTGTAACGTCAGAGATAACAGAGAGTGGCAGAGGGTTGTTGCCGGGGTAGACCGCATCGTTTAACACTGTTGTCTCGTGCGGCGGCGGGCAGCGGCCGAAAGATTAATGTGTTCCCATTAGTTCCGGCAACTTATCCCGCACTGCAATACTAACATTAAATCCTTTACAAAGTCTCATGTAGCTAGCCACCTAGCTGACTCACCGAGGCTTCGCATGAAtcactgaaaatgaaaatgaaaatgaaaatctttttttattcgtataaacttttacaagtgcttacgaatagtcggatgcatctaccactggttcggaatgcctttcctgccgagaaaaaccagcaagaaactcggcggttgctcttttcaaatatttgatataggtacaagattatgccatgtataaaatagtatttgcagtcttgtgcgttgctggaacgagctgcaggtcaaatccacgctcttttatcatttagataatcttcaattgtgtaatatgcttttttcaggagtatatttttaataaattttttaaacttgtgcaaaggtaagtccaaaatagtttgcgggattttattataaaaggtaataccaatacccacaaatgacttttggactttcctgaggcggaaggcaggagctgcaagtttgtttctgtttctagttagctaCATAGACAGTTGATGTAGGTAAACATTCATGGACTACACGTCCGCTTCATTTTAGAATCAGGTGATCTATTCCGTCCAATGGATCGGTCgaagtagttaagacgtccgcgTCGGTCTTCCAATCAGTGGtgcggggttcgatcccgggcacgcacctctagttTTTCAGAACTATGGCGCTATGACATTTGAAGCAATGAGAATTCCTGCTTATCTAAGAGTTCTCTTATCTTAGACTGCTTCACTTACCATCTTgcaagatcgcagtcaaggactaacttgtaattaaatctaaatataataggaaaagctgacagactgactgactgactgactaattgactgatctatcaacgcacagctcaaaccactggacgaatcgagctgaaatttgacatgcagatagctattaagacgtaggcatccgctaagaaaattcaagccctaaggtgttaaaataggggtttgaaatttgtccacgcggatgaaatcgcgagcataagctagttaaacatAAATCATTCAACAAAGTCTTGCAACATTTTCACAACTGGCGGAATATTTCAGCTTTCCGTGACGTTTATTcgatttcatttaaataattagCCGTTTGCCGTGAGTTACTGCCGGGAGATCATTTGATAACACCCCTTTTCTGGGGGTTGGTTGAGGTGCCGTTACAAAaattttacctactttataCACATTTGTAAGGTGTGGCAACATAATCTACATAAATAATCAATGGGCGAATGGACGGTAGCCATCTTGTCTTGCAAAGTCCTGCGTGTGACATGGCTGGACAGGGACAACTTTTTATAATAGATGATATCCGCGACATAACGAGCGCGACTGTGTccgtctaatttttttttcgtgaaaaaataatctatatccgtcaaatttcgtcaaaatcggttaagcgatggatcgtgaaaagctagcagtcagatatttacatattttatggatttttttacctactacctactattattttctagtctaattttccttattctttccaatctttaaggttgcctggtagaagatcgctaattagcgataaggccgccttttgtatcttccttctgtctgtgttttttattctttaatgtaatccttcttgtggttgtgcaaataaactgtatctattattatattataactgtACTAAACagtattatactttatttttaaaatggctgagacacagacagacggacagaaggTCAGACGCACTTGGCGAAACTTTGGTTTCCTTATTTAACGGTCTACCTAAAACAGGTCAACATACCCTTAAATTTTCGCATACAACagcaataaaatatgataataaggCACGGAGAAAATAAATCTCATATATCTGGAACCCATGCAAATAGATGCTATCTATCTTTGAAGATAGGGCGTctacctagtacgcgacaggtcgcgtatggggtaatcggggtatgaggcggggagacaccAGGACACCACCAGCACGTCagccgcgcttgcccgcaccgggttagcgagggggctgtgcgggtgtgcggggcgttccctccccgcttgccatcttgacctgtcactTAGATACTACATTTGTTGGTATGTCGCTTTCGGACCTTATCTGGGCCAACTGACTGGGTATCAGCCAGTAGTgacttactttattttatttcaaacaagaggtgatagcttagtggttaagtgGACCTAAGAGGCCGGAGGATCGGAGGTTCAAACCCGGGTATGATCtgccgattcgcacttggccactTGGTGGTATGTGTCCTAACTCCTAAGCCCTTCTAACGGTTGACTGATGAATCAATCAAGCGGCAGCACAGACACGCCTCGCTTCGTAACAACAAATGGAACGATAAATCACCCACCGCGCAGGTTCAAGATGTGctcttttttatagtttttttattcataaaccCTGAGGAACCAAGCAAAAATGTGAGAAGGATAGATTTATTCACTGTAATGTACCGAAAAAGAGATAGCAAGAAAAATATTGACCGTCACGAGAATTTCTGGAGACTTGGGGAGAAAACCCGAATAACTTTTATGACCGGCACTTGTACCTAGGACCTCGTGATCTTCAGCTGAACAAACTAGCCACCCGATTAATGAGGCAAACCTAATTATAGAAAGCTTTCGAATTGTTAAAGTTTTATCTATGAAGATattaatagagtaggtataagttccgcaaattgctaatgctctTGGCCGCCATTATAGTGACGTCagcgctagactgaagtttcgagctgatggtatatttttatttcggctagcgtaaaaatgacgtcatttcaatgttaatgagacaaggttccagcgcaatagcaatttgtgggacttatacctacactacagttaaataataaatgaaattatttgcTATGTGGTATGCCAAAATGTAACAACATATTGTGAAAATTCCAGCTGGAATTTTGGAATTTCGCACAGCTTCATGGGAGTGTAAGCCTTCATATTGTACtagtattatgtatttttattgtgaAATTGGAGCCTGAAGCTAACTAACTGAAAACAGCCTGACCTATTTCACCAAAACAAAGGCTTTCATTTGATTTCAAGTTGATACTTGACTGCGATCTGACCGGGTGGTAATtaatgatacagtctaagatgaaaagAGTCTCCCCGCGTGGTGCTTAGTAGtataccgatcacaagcacccggcgtccctggaagcagcTACTACATGAACACAATCAGTGggctgactaatcttttcaccacgacgGCTACCTACCTTTAAGATCGAGCTATCGTGGTTGCGGATTTTTGGACTGCCCATGTTtggaggtgaccgtcgactcgagaagaagaagaagaagagaaagatggaagcgagctaaacCTTAGGAGATGTAGCCTCTACAAAACAGTTTACTACTCCTGAGAATGCTCCAGTAtgttaaatatcataaataaatgcaggtatctattataaaataatgtatacagTTGTAGGCAGGTTctaaatattgacttgacagtgtgattttatctgtatttttgtGAATATAGGAATGAATTAGTGTGAATGTAGGTACGGGAACGAAGGTTTACTACATTCACACCGTACATTTCAGTAATAGTTAGTCTTACGACACaccgatttattcctataccaacatccaaagtggtaacagtgattaataaaactatgagaaatacatcgttattctttctgaAGATAGAATCATATTCAAGAATCTCCTCGGCAATCTATTAAGTAAGAGAGTGAAACGTAGTTTTTATAAGATTTGTGCGGCTTAGTGTGATCTGGATATCATCTTtagctatagtccgcgacaggtgaGACAGGTTGAGGACCGGATGCGGCGGGAGgttgccccgcacacccgcacgtcacccgcgctcgcccgcaccgggttagcgcgggggctgtgcgggtttgtggagcgttccttccccgattgttatttagtttaaaatataaaagaaagctTGCATttcagcagggtgattcgctaactcagtttctaacactgaatgatagctacCGAGCTAATTTTtcaaggttttctacgaaaaaatattttaatattacccagtgaagcagcaatgtagaaccaaccaacctcggtgaaCAGGAGAATGACGCAAAAGAACC
This genomic stretch from Maniola hyperantus chromosome 18, iAphHyp1.2, whole genome shotgun sequence harbors:
- the LOC117990880 gene encoding uncharacterized protein gives rise to the protein MEPTLKPNATTTPKPMLVCGDECPYIYRKVQHVCARTTNNLWLNGCKDNCWGNWIDDLTGGFRTFDTYCEFLNAQCRSPVHDKWMFLHSGKCISGVDVYLKPISQASQLLSRVTEYYTQLSSARASHSLPPINFS